From a single Bradyrhizobium sediminis genomic region:
- a CDS encoding DUF6285 domain-containing protein, translating to MQDEPTPEELVKAVADFLRNDISPLISGHNAFKLRVSINALDLVTRQLELEAGSDTAELARLSQLLGQQGLLGELNRMLADRIASGEADLQTPGLAEHLWQTTMDKLAVDQPNYGSYKRELGTK from the coding sequence ATGCAGGACGAACCGACACCGGAAGAACTTGTCAAGGCGGTTGCGGATTTTCTGCGCAACGACATCTCGCCGCTGATCAGCGGACACAACGCGTTCAAGCTGCGGGTTTCGATCAACGCGCTGGATCTGGTGACGCGGCAACTCGAGCTGGAAGCGGGCAGCGATACGGCGGAACTCGCCCGGCTCTCGCAACTGCTCGGCCAGCAGGGCTTGCTCGGCGAACTCAACCGCATGCTTGCCGATCGCATCGCCAGCGGCGAGGCCGATCTGCAAACGCCGGGGTTAGCCGAGCACCTCTGGCAGACCACGATGGACAAGCTCGCGGTCGACCAGCCGAACTACGGCTCGTACAAGCGGGAGTTGGGGACGAAGTAG
- a CDS encoding SDR family oxidoreductase: protein MFSEQLLAGRRILVTGGGTGLGKSMAGRFLQLGAEVHICGRRKSVCDETATELMDLHGGRVVSHGVDIRNAMAVDEMIEAIWTSGPLTDLINNAAGNFISRSEDLTPRGFDAVANIVMHGTFYVTHAVGRRWIAARQRGNVVSITVTWVRNGSPYVVPSAMSKSAIHAMTMSLAVEWGKYGIRLNTIAPGEIPTEGMSKRIKPGDEAGARTKAQNPMGRVGTMEELQNLAVFLISGGCDWINGETIAMDGAQALAMGGNFYQLRDWSDADWNQARESIKAQNEKDRAARG from the coding sequence ATGTTCAGCGAACAACTCCTCGCCGGCCGGCGCATCCTCGTCACCGGAGGCGGCACCGGGCTCGGCAAATCCATGGCCGGGCGCTTTCTTCAATTGGGCGCCGAAGTCCATATCTGCGGCCGCCGCAAGAGCGTCTGCGACGAAACAGCAACCGAATTGATGGACCTGCACGGTGGACGTGTGGTCAGCCACGGCGTCGATATCCGCAACGCCATGGCCGTCGACGAGATGATCGAGGCGATCTGGACCAGCGGCCCCCTCACCGACCTCATCAACAACGCCGCCGGCAATTTCATCTCGCGATCGGAAGACCTGACCCCGCGCGGCTTCGATGCGGTCGCCAATATCGTGATGCACGGCACCTTCTATGTAACCCATGCAGTGGGCCGCCGCTGGATTGCCGCCAGGCAGCGCGGCAATGTGGTCTCGATCACCGTGACCTGGGTGCGCAACGGCTCGCCCTATGTGGTGCCGTCGGCGATGAGCAAATCCGCGATCCACGCCATGACCATGTCGCTCGCCGTGGAATGGGGCAAATACGGCATCCGCCTCAACACCATCGCGCCCGGCGAAATCCCGACCGAGGGCATGAGCAAGCGCATCAAGCCCGGCGACGAGGCCGGCGCCCGCACCAAGGCGCAGAACCCGATGGGCCGCGTCGGCACCATGGAGGAACTGCAGAATCTTGCGGTGTTCCTGATTTCCGGCGGCTGCGACTGGATCAATGGCGAGACCATCGCAATGGACGGTGCCCAGGCGCTGGCGATGGGCGGCAACTTCTACCAGTTGCGCGACTGGTCGGACGCCGACTGGAACCAGGCCCGCGAGTCGATCAAGGCGCAGAACGAAAAGGACCGCGCGGCAAGGGGGTGA
- a CDS encoding acyl-CoA synthetase codes for MTTQQLFLGVISGQRKRSHAEVADRADRIASGLRKLGVRQGDSVCILMRNDIAFIEAAYAAMRLGAYGVPVNWHFKPEEINYILKDSATPVLIGHADMLHQLRDAIPPGVTVLSVPTPPEILGNYKIDPAHLATPDFATDLESWLKQQAPYDGPALPQPQNMIYTSGTTGHPKGVKRNAPTPEQTANAEAMRAMIYGLKPGARALLPGPLYHSAPNSFGLRAGRLGGALVLMPRFDPEEFLRLVEREKIDTIFMVPTMFIRLMKLPEEVRRKYDVSSLRHIIHAAAPCPADVKRAMIEWWGPVIYEFYGSTESGAVTFANSEDALKKPGTVGRIAPGAELRFVGEDGKILPQGEIGEIYSKIAGNPDFTYHNKPEKRAEIDLDGFITSGDVGYIDQDGYVFICDRKRDMVISGGVNIYPAEIEAALHAVPGVHDCAVFGIPDAEFGEALMAVVEPQPGVTLDAGSIRAQLKASLADYKVPKHVEIHGSLPREDSGKIFKRRLRDPYWERAGRKI; via the coding sequence ATGACAACCCAACAGCTTTTCCTCGGCGTCATCAGCGGTCAACGTAAGCGCAGCCACGCCGAGGTCGCCGATCGCGCCGATCGCATCGCCAGCGGATTGCGGAAGCTCGGCGTTAGGCAGGGCGACAGCGTCTGCATCCTGATGCGCAACGACATCGCCTTCATCGAGGCCGCCTATGCCGCGATGCGGTTAGGGGCCTATGGCGTGCCGGTGAACTGGCACTTCAAGCCGGAGGAAATCAACTACATCCTGAAGGATTCCGCGACGCCGGTCTTGATCGGCCATGCCGACATGCTGCATCAACTGCGCGATGCGATTCCCCCGGGGGTCACCGTGCTCAGCGTGCCGACGCCGCCGGAAATCCTCGGCAATTACAAGATCGACCCCGCGCATCTCGCCACGCCCGATTTCGCGACCGATCTGGAATCCTGGCTGAAGCAGCAGGCGCCCTACGACGGACCGGCGCTGCCGCAGCCACAGAACATGATCTACACCTCGGGCACCACGGGTCATCCCAAGGGGGTAAAGCGCAACGCGCCGACGCCGGAGCAGACCGCGAACGCGGAAGCCATGCGGGCGATGATCTATGGCCTGAAGCCGGGCGCGCGGGCGCTGCTGCCGGGTCCGCTGTACCATTCCGCGCCGAACTCGTTCGGCCTGCGCGCCGGCCGTCTCGGCGGCGCGCTGGTGCTGATGCCGCGGTTCGATCCCGAGGAATTCCTGCGGCTGGTCGAGCGCGAGAAGATCGACACCATCTTCATGGTGCCGACCATGTTCATCCGGCTGATGAAACTGCCGGAGGAGGTGCGCCGGAAATACGACGTGTCTTCGCTGCGCCACATCATCCATGCCGCCGCGCCTTGTCCGGCCGACGTCAAGCGCGCGATGATCGAATGGTGGGGGCCGGTGATCTATGAATTCTACGGCTCCACCGAGTCAGGCGCGGTCACCTTCGCCAATTCCGAGGATGCGCTGAAGAAGCCCGGCACTGTCGGCAGGATCGCGCCCGGCGCCGAACTCCGCTTCGTCGGGGAGGACGGCAAGATCCTGCCGCAGGGCGAGATCGGCGAGATCTATTCGAAGATCGCGGGCAATCCGGATTTCACCTATCACAACAAGCCGGAGAAGCGCGCCGAGATCGATCTCGACGGCTTCATCACCTCGGGCGACGTCGGCTATATCGACCAGGACGGCTATGTCTTCATCTGCGACCGCAAGCGCGACATGGTGATCTCGGGCGGGGTCAACATCTATCCCGCCGAGATCGAGGCGGCGCTGCATGCGGTACCGGGGGTGCACGACTGCGCGGTGTTCGGCATTCCCGACGCGGAATTTGGCGAGGCACTGATGGCGGTGGTGGAACCGCAGCCGGGCGTCACGCTCGATGCCGGCTCGATCCGCGCGCAGCTCAAGGCCTCGCTGGCCGACTACAAGGTGCCGAAACACGTCGAAATCCACGGCAGCCTGCCGCGCGAGGATTCCGGCAAGATCTTCAAGCGCCGCCTGCGCGATCCCTATTGGGAGCGGGCGGGACGGAAGATTTAG
- a CDS encoding fatty acid--CoA ligase codes for MSETQEPANLADMVRARAKARGDAIAYEFEGRQTSFAEFDIKTNRVANALIALGVKPHERIAYLGKNSDIYFELLLGAIKANVVMAPVNWRLAGPEVAFIVDDCKAPVLFVGPEFITQVRNILPQLPSVRHVITTEGGAAEWQDFTAWRDAQSSDDPKVPIDRKDIAIQLYTSGTTGKPKGAMLSHANFLNLVETGRDQKPDWNKWSVDDVSLVAMPIFHIGGSGWGVMGLYHGARGVIAREFDPTKVLDFFEQSGITKLFMVPAAMQFVVRQPRARQVDFSRLKYMLYGASPIPAALLKECIEVFKCGFVQMYGMTETTGTIVALPPEDHVEGLDRMRSAGKALPGIELAILDANGNQLPPGEVGEIATRSGSNMAGYWNLPEATAKTLGSDGWLRTGDAGYMDSDGYLYIHDRIKDMIISGGENIYPAEVESAICDHPDVAEAAVIGIPDDKWGEAVKAVVVMKPGKSATSSDIINFTRERIAGFKTPKSVDFLDALPRNPSGKILRRHLRDPYWAGKDRQVN; via the coding sequence ATGTCCGAGACCCAGGAACCGGCCAACCTCGCCGATATGGTACGGGCGCGGGCGAAGGCCCGCGGCGATGCCATTGCCTATGAATTCGAGGGACGCCAGACCTCGTTCGCCGAGTTCGACATCAAGACCAACCGCGTTGCCAATGCGCTGATCGCGCTCGGCGTCAAGCCGCATGAACGCATCGCCTATCTAGGCAAGAACAGCGACATCTATTTCGAACTGCTGCTGGGCGCGATCAAGGCCAATGTGGTGATGGCGCCGGTCAACTGGCGGCTGGCCGGGCCGGAAGTCGCCTTCATCGTCGATGACTGCAAGGCGCCGGTGCTGTTCGTCGGCCCCGAATTCATCACCCAGGTCCGCAATATCCTGCCGCAGCTGCCGAGCGTTCGCCACGTCATCACCACCGAAGGCGGCGCGGCGGAATGGCAGGATTTCACGGCGTGGCGCGACGCCCAGAGCAGCGACGACCCGAAGGTTCCGATCGACCGCAAGGACATCGCAATCCAGCTCTACACGTCAGGCACCACGGGCAAGCCCAAAGGCGCGATGCTGTCGCATGCCAATTTTCTCAATCTGGTGGAAACCGGCCGCGACCAGAAGCCCGACTGGAACAAATGGTCTGTCGACGACGTCTCGCTGGTGGCGATGCCGATCTTCCATATCGGCGGCTCCGGCTGGGGCGTGATGGGCCTCTATCACGGCGCCAGGGGTGTGATCGCGCGCGAGTTCGATCCGACCAAGGTGCTGGATTTCTTCGAACAGTCCGGCATTACAAAGCTGTTCATGGTGCCGGCCGCGATGCAGTTCGTGGTGCGGCAACCCCGCGCGCGCCAGGTCGACTTCTCCAGGCTGAAATACATGCTCTACGGCGCCTCGCCGATCCCGGCGGCGCTGTTGAAGGAATGCATCGAGGTCTTCAAGTGCGGCTTCGTGCAGATGTACGGCATGACCGAGACCACCGGCACCATCGTGGCGCTGCCGCCGGAAGATCATGTTGAGGGACTGGACCGGATGCGCTCGGCCGGCAAGGCGCTGCCCGGCATTGAACTTGCAATCCTCGATGCCAACGGCAACCAGCTGCCGCCGGGCGAAGTCGGCGAGATCGCGACGCGTTCCGGCTCCAACATGGCCGGCTACTGGAATCTGCCGGAGGCCACCGCCAAGACGCTCGGCAGCGACGGCTGGCTGCGCACCGGCGATGCCGGCTACATGGACAGTGACGGCTACCTCTACATCCACGACCGCATCAAGGACATGATCATCTCGGGCGGCGAGAACATCTACCCCGCCGAGGTCGAGAGCGCGATCTGCGACCACCCCGACGTCGCCGAAGCCGCTGTCATCGGCATCCCCGACGACAAGTGGGGCGAAGCGGTCAAGGCGGTCGTGGTGATGAAGCCTGGCAAGAGCGCAACCTCATCCGACATCATCAACTTCACCCGCGAACGCATCGCCGGTTTCAAGACGCCGAAATCGGTCGACTTCCTCGACGCGCTGCCGCGCAACCCCTCCGGCAAGATCCTGCGGCGCCATTTGCGCGATCCCTATTGGGCGGGGAAGGACCGGCAGGTGAATTGA
- a CDS encoding acyl-CoA dehydrogenase family protein, whose protein sequence is MDFNLPADLVAYLDELDRFIAREIKPLEEADDNIRFFDHRREWARTDFDNGGLPRHDWEVLLRKAKNLADAAGHLRFAIPKRYGGKDGSNLWMAVIREHFAAKGLGLHNDLQNEHSIVGNLPIVTMLDRYGRDDQKAMIDGSISGKYRITFGLTEPEHGSDATHMETRAVEATRDGVKGWVINGEKMWTTGMHVATHCALFARTSGNDGDARGITCFLVPAKAKGVKVEEYMWTFNMPTDHPRVSFTDVFVPDDALFGEIGRGLSLAQCFVHENRIRQAASSLGAAVYCINESVKYARERKPFGKALAENQAIQWPLVELATQAEMLRLLIRKTAWEMDQLTQAQVEHTLSDRVSMCNFWANRLCCEAADRAMQVHGGMGYSRHKPFEHIYRHHRRYRITEGSEEIQKRKVAGFLFGYMGAGKH, encoded by the coding sequence TTGGATTTCAATCTGCCGGCCGATCTGGTCGCCTATCTCGACGAACTCGACCGCTTCATCGCTCGCGAGATCAAGCCGTTGGAAGAGGCCGACGACAACATCCGCTTCTTCGACCATCGCCGCGAATGGGCGCGCACCGACTTCGACAATGGCGGCCTGCCGCGGCATGATTGGGAAGTGCTGCTGCGCAAGGCCAAGAATCTCGCCGATGCCGCCGGCCATCTGCGCTTCGCGATCCCAAAGCGCTATGGCGGCAAGGACGGCTCCAATCTCTGGATGGCCGTGATCCGCGAGCATTTTGCGGCCAAGGGGCTTGGCCTGCACAACGACCTGCAGAACGAGCATTCCATCGTCGGCAACCTGCCGATCGTCACCATGCTCGACCGCTACGGCCGCGACGACCAGAAGGCCATGATCGACGGTTCGATATCAGGCAAATATCGCATCACCTTCGGTCTTACCGAGCCCGAGCACGGTTCGGACGCCACCCACATGGAGACCCGCGCGGTCGAGGCGACCCGCGATGGCGTCAAGGGCTGGGTGATCAACGGCGAGAAGATGTGGACCACCGGCATGCATGTCGCCACCCACTGCGCGCTGTTTGCCCGCACGTCAGGCAATGACGGCGATGCCCGCGGCATCACCTGTTTCCTGGTGCCGGCCAAAGCCAAGGGCGTGAAGGTCGAGGAGTATATGTGGACCTTCAACATGCCGACCGATCACCCGCGCGTCAGCTTTACCGACGTGTTCGTGCCCGACGACGCGCTGTTCGGCGAAATCGGCCGCGGCCTGTCGCTGGCGCAATGTTTTGTCCATGAGAACCGCATCCGGCAGGCGGCGAGCTCGCTGGGCGCTGCGGTCTACTGCATCAACGAAAGCGTGAAATACGCGCGCGAGCGTAAGCCGTTCGGCAAGGCGCTGGCCGAGAACCAGGCGATCCAGTGGCCTTTGGTGGAGCTCGCGACGCAGGCGGAGATGCTGCGGCTTCTGATCCGCAAGACCGCTTGGGAGATGGACCAGTTGACCCAGGCCCAGGTCGAGCACACGCTGTCCGATCGGGTGTCGATGTGTAATTTCTGGGCGAACCGGCTGTGCTGCGAGGCCGCCGACCGCGCCATGCAGGTGCATGGTGGCATGGGCTATTCACGCCACAAGCCGTTCGAACACATCTACCGCCACCACCGCCGCTACCGCATCACCGAAGGCAGCGAGGAAATCCAGAAGCGGAAGGTCGCGGGATTCTTGTTCGGCTATATGGGCGCGGGGAAGCACTAG
- a CDS encoding enoyl-CoA hydratase-related protein: MDLKFSKVTRKGPVTIVTLSRPEVYNALHTDAHFELQKVFDDFSADPEQWVAIVTGAGDKAFCAGNDLKWQAAGGKRGWDKGGFAGLTSRFDCDKPIIAAVNGVAMGGGFEIALACDLIIASENATFALPEPRVGLAALAGGVHRLPRQIGLKRAMGMILSARHVGAREGLELGFVNEVVPPGEALAAAERWAETICKNSPMSIRASKQAIQRGLEVSLEQAISEQREYPAVKAMAASQDYIEGPKAFSEKRPPKWVGK, encoded by the coding sequence ATGGACCTGAAATTCTCCAAGGTGACGCGCAAAGGCCCAGTCACGATCGTGACGCTGTCTCGCCCCGAAGTGTACAACGCGCTGCATACCGACGCCCATTTCGAGCTGCAGAAGGTGTTCGACGATTTCTCTGCCGATCCGGAACAATGGGTGGCGATCGTCACCGGCGCCGGCGACAAGGCGTTCTGCGCCGGCAACGACCTGAAATGGCAGGCGGCGGGCGGCAAACGCGGCTGGGACAAGGGCGGCTTTGCCGGCCTCACCTCGCGCTTCGACTGCGACAAGCCGATCATCGCCGCCGTCAACGGCGTCGCGATGGGCGGTGGTTTTGAAATCGCACTCGCCTGCGACCTCATCATCGCTTCCGAGAATGCCACCTTCGCGCTGCCCGAGCCGCGTGTCGGCTTAGCTGCGCTTGCCGGCGGCGTGCACCGGCTGCCGCGCCAGATCGGGCTGAAGCGCGCCATGGGCATGATCCTGAGCGCGCGCCATGTCGGCGCCAGGGAAGGCCTCGAACTCGGCTTCGTCAACGAGGTGGTGCCGCCGGGCGAAGCGCTGGCGGCGGCCGAGCGCTGGGCGGAGACGATCTGCAAGAACTCGCCGATGTCGATCCGTGCCTCCAAGCAGGCGATCCAGCGCGGCCTCGAGGTGTCGCTGGAACAGGCGATATCGGAGCAGCGCGAGTATCCCGCGGTGAAGGCGATGGCGGCGTCGCAGGATTACATCGAGGGCCCGAAGGCGTTTTCGGAGAAACGCCCGCCGAAATGGGTGGGGAAGTAA
- the ppc gene encoding phosphoenolpyruvate carboxylase, producing MSSQTMPSESDVRTSRGEDVAAIEADARLREDIRLLGRILGDTVRDQEGADVFDLVERIRQTSIRFHRDDDKPARHELELILDSMSTSQTVRIVRAFSYFSHLANIAEDQNNIRQMRVRATAGGTPRPGTLALTLAHARAAGFSAADLRKFYTEALVSPVLTAHPTEVRRKSTIDREMEIAAVLDRRERVQLTPEENEASDEQLRRAVLTLWKTNLLRRTKLTVLDEVTNGLSFYDYTFLREVPRLHCALEDRLNEGDSAARGELASFLRMGSWIGGDRDGNPFVTAEVMRGTLGLQSSRVLRFYLEELHVLGSELSLAAHLTDVSKDLRALAERSPDKSPHRSGEPYRLAVSGIYARLTATALRLDVGITRRPVGEAAPYDGVKEFKADLDILYRSLISNNAGVIARGRLRLLRRAVDCFGFHLASLDIRQNSAVHERTVAELIDAAMPGMSYLALSEEARIALLASELRNARPLTSAFVKYSEETLGELAVFHAAAEAHAKFGSDAIPQCIISMCKGVSDMLEVALLLKEAGLVHPSGRSAINIVPLFETIEDLQASSGIMDRMLSIHDYRKLVDSRGAVQEVMLGYSDSNKDGGFVTSGWELYKAEIGLIEVFERHHVRLRLFHGRGGSVGRGGGPSYDAIIAQPGGAVNGQIRITEQGEIISSKYSNAEVGRSNLEILAAATLEASLLQPKHSAPRAEYLQAMEELSSLAFKAYRGLVYETEGFADYFWSSTVITEIATLNIGSRPASRKKTREIEDLRAIPWVFSWAQCRLMLPGWYGFGSAVEAWIAEHPDKGMPFLKELYREWPFFRTLLSNMDMVLAKSSIAIASRYAELVPDAELREKIFSRIRREWHSSIEMLLDIMGQERLLQSNPLLERSIRNRFPYLDPLNHVQVELLKEHRAQNPDEAVLRGIQITINGISAGLRNSG from the coding sequence ATGTCGTCCCAGACCATGCCTTCAGAGTCTGACGTGCGTACCAGCCGCGGCGAGGATGTCGCCGCCATCGAGGCGGATGCGCGGCTCCGCGAAGACATCCGGCTGCTCGGCCGCATCCTCGGCGACACCGTGCGCGATCAGGAGGGCGCCGACGTGTTCGACCTGGTCGAACGCATCCGGCAGACCTCGATCCGGTTCCATCGCGACGACGACAAGCCGGCGCGGCACGAACTCGAACTAATCCTCGACAGCATGTCGACCAGCCAGACCGTGCGCATCGTCCGCGCCTTCAGCTATTTTTCGCATCTCGCCAACATCGCCGAGGATCAGAACAACATCCGGCAGATGCGGGTACGCGCAACTGCCGGCGGCACCCCGCGGCCGGGAACGCTGGCGCTGACATTGGCGCATGCCCGCGCCGCCGGCTTCAGCGCAGCCGACCTGCGCAAGTTCTATACCGAAGCGCTGGTCAGTCCGGTTCTGACCGCGCACCCCACCGAAGTCCGCCGCAAGAGCACGATCGACCGCGAGATGGAGATCGCCGCCGTGCTCGACCGGCGGGAACGGGTGCAGCTCACTCCGGAAGAAAACGAGGCGAGCGACGAACAGCTGCGCCGCGCGGTGCTGACGCTGTGGAAGACCAATCTGTTGCGCCGCACCAAGCTCACCGTGCTCGACGAAGTCACCAACGGTCTTTCCTTCTACGATTACACCTTCCTGCGCGAGGTGCCGCGGCTGCATTGCGCGCTGGAGGACCGGTTGAACGAGGGCGACAGCGCCGCGCGGGGCGAACTGGCGTCGTTCCTAAGGATGGGAAGCTGGATCGGCGGCGACCGCGACGGCAACCCGTTCGTGACGGCGGAAGTGATGCGGGGAACGCTCGGGCTGCAGTCGAGCCGCGTACTGCGCTTCTATCTCGAGGAGCTGCACGTACTCGGCTCCGAACTGTCGCTGGCGGCGCATCTTACCGATGTCTCGAAGGATTTGCGCGCGCTCGCCGAGCGCTCGCCCGACAAGTCGCCGCATCGAAGCGGCGAGCCGTATCGGCTGGCGGTGTCAGGCATCTACGCGCGGCTCACCGCGACTGCGCTGCGGCTGGATGTGGGAATTACCCGGCGGCCGGTCGGCGAAGCCGCGCCTTATGACGGCGTGAAGGAGTTCAAGGCCGATCTCGATATTCTCTATCGCTCGCTGATTTCGAACAATGCCGGCGTGATCGCGCGCGGGCGGCTGCGGCTGCTGCGCCGCGCCGTGGATTGTTTCGGTTTTCACCTCGCCAGCCTCGATATCCGGCAGAACTCCGCCGTGCACGAGCGCACGGTCGCCGAGCTGATCGACGCAGCGATGCCCGGCATGTCGTATCTGGCCTTGAGCGAGGAGGCGCGGATAGCGCTGCTTGCCAGCGAACTGCGTAACGCGCGGCCATTGACCTCGGCCTTCGTGAAATACAGCGAGGAAACGCTGGGCGAACTGGCCGTCTTCCACGCGGCGGCCGAGGCCCATGCCAAGTTCGGCAGCGATGCCATTCCCCAATGCATCATCTCCATGTGCAAGGGGGTATCCGACATGCTGGAGGTCGCGCTGCTCCTGAAGGAGGCCGGCCTCGTCCATCCCTCCGGGCGTAGCGCGATCAACATCGTGCCGTTGTTCGAGACCATCGAGGATTTGCAGGCTTCCAGCGGCATCATGGACCGGATGCTGTCGATTCACGACTATCGCAAGCTGGTCGACAGCCGCGGCGCGGTCCAGGAAGTGATGCTGGGTTACTCCGACAGCAACAAGGACGGCGGCTTCGTCACCTCCGGCTGGGAGCTCTACAAGGCCGAGATCGGCCTGATCGAGGTGTTCGAACGCCACCACGTCCGCCTGCGGCTGTTTCACGGCCGCGGCGGCTCGGTCGGCCGCGGCGGCGGGCCGAGTTACGACGCCATCATTGCGCAGCCCGGGGGTGCTGTGAACGGCCAGATCCGCATCACGGAGCAGGGCGAAATCATCTCCAGCAAATATTCCAACGCCGAAGTCGGCCGCAGCAACCTGGAAATCCTCGCCGCGGCGACGCTGGAGGCAAGCCTGCTGCAGCCCAAGCACAGCGCGCCGCGCGCCGAATATCTGCAGGCGATGGAAGAGCTGTCGTCGCTGGCCTTCAAAGCCTATCGCGGGCTGGTCTATGAGACCGAGGGCTTTGCCGACTATTTCTGGTCCTCCACCGTCATCACCGAAATCGCCACGCTGAACATCGGCAGCCGTCCGGCTTCGCGCAAGAAGACCCGCGAGATCGAGGATCTCCGCGCGATCCCATGGGTGTTCAGCTGGGCGCAGTGCCGGCTGATGCTGCCGGGCTGGTACGGCTTCGGCAGCGCGGTCGAGGCCTGGATCGCGGAGCATCCCGACAAGGGCATGCCGTTCCTGAAGGAACTCTACCGCGAGTGGCCGTTCTTCCGCACGCTGTTGTCGAACATGGACATGGTGCTGGCAAAAAGCTCGATCGCGATCGCCTCGCGCTATGCCGAACTGGTGCCGGATGCGGAGCTGCGCGAAAAGATCTTCAGCCGGATCCGGCGCGAATGGCACTCTTCGATCGAGATGCTGCTCGACATCATGGGCCAGGAGCGCCTGCTGCAAAGCAACCCGCTGCTGGAGCGCTCGATCCGCAACCGCTTTCCCTATCTCGACCCGCTCAACCACGTGCAGGTGGAACTGTTGAAGGAACACCGCGCGCAAAACCCCGACGAAGCGGTGCTGCGCGGCATCCAGATTACCATCAACGGGATTTCGGCGGGGTTGCGGAATAGCGGGTAG
- a CDS encoding crotonase/enoyl-CoA hydratase family protein — MEDRVKVTISEGVADVRLVRADKMNALDAAMFEALVATSSRLAQEKGVRAVVLSGEGRAFCAGLDMGRFAAMKEKGGNGIAGGEKRDLSTRTHGKANFPQAAVWGWRQLPVPVIAAIQGVAFGGGFQLALGADMRFLAPDARMSIMEIKWGLVPDMAGTPILASLVRDDILRELTYTGRIFSAQEALSYGLATRICDDPRAAAFELAREIAGKSPDAIRACKRMLNNLSVDPGPALLAESVEQMKLMGSPNQLEAVSANIDKRAPRFADVG; from the coding sequence ATGGAAGATCGCGTCAAGGTCACGATTTCGGAGGGCGTCGCCGACGTCCGCCTGGTACGGGCGGACAAGATGAACGCGCTCGATGCCGCGATGTTCGAGGCGCTGGTTGCCACTTCCTCCCGGCTCGCCCAGGAAAAAGGCGTGCGAGCGGTAGTATTGTCCGGCGAGGGGCGGGCGTTTTGCGCCGGTCTCGACATGGGACGCTTTGCCGCCATGAAGGAGAAAGGCGGCAACGGGATCGCGGGCGGCGAAAAACGCGACCTTTCCACGCGCACCCATGGCAAGGCCAATTTCCCACAAGCTGCGGTCTGGGGCTGGCGGCAGCTGCCGGTGCCGGTGATCGCTGCGATCCAGGGCGTGGCGTTCGGCGGCGGATTTCAGCTCGCGCTCGGCGCCGACATGCGTTTCCTAGCCCCCGACGCCCGGATGTCGATCATGGAGATCAAATGGGGGCTGGTGCCAGACATGGCGGGGACACCGATCCTGGCCAGCCTGGTCCGCGACGATATCCTGCGCGAACTCACCTATACCGGGCGGATTTTCTCGGCGCAGGAGGCCCTGAGTTATGGCCTCGCCACCCGCATCTGCGACGACCCGCGCGCCGCCGCCTTCGAACTCGCGCGCGAGATCGCGGGCAAGAGCCCGGATGCGATCCGCGCCTGCAAGCGCATGCTCAACAATCTGTCCGTCGATCCCGGCCCGGCGCTGCTCGCCGAATCCGTCGAGCAGATGAAACTGATGGGCAGCCCCAACCAGCTCGAGGCTGTCAGCGCCAACATCGACAAGCGCGCGCCGCGGTTTGCGGACGTTGGATAG